A region of Candidatus Woesearchaeota archaeon DNA encodes the following proteins:
- a CDS encoding metalloprotease, protein MHNLHNTTLSKPLFRCKTSKKELQDLVLAWLGLSIAFTILLMGSTGSFLSAFIIAVVAVGSGFLLHELAHKMVAQYYDCWAEFRADYMMLGLAIALSFGGFIFAAPGAVMITGYSITREINGKISLAGPLTNYVLALLFLALFLMFPSTGLLFLYGFMINSWLGLFNLLPFGNFDGVKILDWNKIVYGIMAGFGIILLIVEKIIPYVLT, encoded by the coding sequence ATGCATAACCTTCACAATACTACTTTAAGCAAACCATTGTTTCGATGTAAAACTTCAAAAAAAGAACTGCAAGATCTTGTACTTGCATGGTTAGGATTAAGCATAGCATTTACCATTCTTCTCATGGGATCAACAGGAAGTTTCCTCTCTGCTTTTATTATTGCAGTAGTTGCAGTTGGTTCTGGATTTTTGCTCCATGAATTAGCGCATAAAATGGTAGCGCAATATTATGATTGTTGGGCAGAATTCAGAGCAGATTATATGATGCTTGGCTTGGCAATAGCATTATCATTTGGAGGTTTTATTTTCGCAGCGCCTGGTGCTGTGATGATTACAGGTTATTCCATTACACGGGAAATAAATGGTAAGATAAGCTTAGCAGGTCCTCTAACAAACTATGTGCTTGCCCTATTATTCTTAGCTCTTTTCCTTATGTTTCCATCAACAGGATTATTATTCTTGTATGGCTTTATGATTAACAGCTGGCTTGGGTTATTTAATCTCCTACCCTTTGGGAATTTTGATGGTGTTAAAATCCTCGATTGGAATAAAATAGTGTATGGTATAATGGCGGGGTTTGGGATTATTCTATTGATTGTTGAGAAGATTATTCCTTATGTATTAACATAA